A single Nostoc sp. PCC 7107 DNA region contains:
- a CDS encoding GuaB3 family IMP dehydrogenase-related protein has product MDIQLGRGKTARRAYGIDEIALVPGKRTLDPSLADTSWQIGNIERNIPIIASAMDGVVDVDMAVRLSQLGALGVLNLEGIQTRYVDPNPILDRIASVGKDEFVALMQELYAEPIKPELIEKRIQEIKQQGGIAAVSATPAGASKYGETVAKAGADLFFIQATVVSTAHLSPESIVTLDLAEFCRSMPIPVVLGNCVTYEVTLDLIKAGAAAVLVGIGPGAACTSRGVLGVGVPQATAIADCAAARDDYYQETGKYVPVIADGGLITGGDICKCIACGADGVMIGSPFARAAEAPGRGFHWGMATPSPVLPRGTRIKVGTTGTLEQILIGPAGLDDGTHNLLGALKTSMGTLGAKDIKEMQQVEVVIAPSLLTEGKVYQKAQQLGMGK; this is encoded by the coding sequence GTGGACATTCAACTTGGGCGGGGAAAAACGGCTCGCAGGGCTTATGGAATTGATGAAATTGCACTAGTCCCCGGTAAAAGAACTTTAGACCCTAGTTTGGCAGATACTAGCTGGCAGATTGGCAATATAGAGCGAAATATACCAATTATTGCGAGTGCAATGGATGGTGTAGTTGATGTAGATATGGCTGTGCGTTTGTCACAGTTAGGTGCATTAGGAGTTCTCAACTTAGAGGGTATCCAAACTCGCTATGTTGACCCAAATCCCATCCTAGATCGGATTGCTTCTGTCGGAAAAGATGAATTTGTCGCCTTAATGCAAGAACTTTATGCCGAACCCATCAAGCCGGAATTAATTGAAAAACGGATTCAGGAAATTAAACAACAAGGCGGGATTGCGGCTGTGAGTGCGACACCAGCAGGAGCCAGCAAATATGGTGAGACTGTGGCGAAAGCTGGAGCAGATTTATTTTTCATCCAAGCTACAGTCGTCTCCACAGCACATTTATCACCAGAGTCGATAGTTACCCTGGATTTGGCGGAATTTTGCCGTTCTATGCCCATCCCAGTAGTGTTGGGTAACTGTGTCACCTACGAGGTCACTTTAGACTTAATTAAGGCTGGTGCAGCGGCGGTATTAGTGGGTATTGGCCCTGGTGCAGCTTGTACATCTCGTGGTGTGTTGGGTGTGGGTGTACCCCAAGCAACTGCGATCGCTGATTGTGCAGCAGCCCGCGATGATTACTATCAGGAAACTGGTAAATATGTCCCTGTAATCGCTGATGGCGGTTTAATCACTGGTGGAGACATTTGTAAATGTATTGCCTGTGGTGCTGATGGTGTGATGATTGGTTCACCCTTTGCTAGAGCCGCCGAAGCCCCTGGACGCGGGTTTCATTGGGGAATGGCCACCCCTAGCCCTGTGCTACCTCGCGGGACTCGGATCAAAGTTGGGACAACTGGTACTCTTGAGCAAATCCTCATTGGCCCCGCAGGCTTAGATGATGGCACTCATAATTTGTTGGGAGCTTTAAAAACTAGTATGGGTACATTAGGAGCCAAAGACATCAAAGAAATGCAGCAAGTTGAAGTTGTCATTGCGCCTTCCTTGTTAACTGAGGGAAAAGTTTACCAAAAAGCTCAACAATTAGGTATGGGTAAATAA